GTTAGGATAATCAGCCACCGGCCTGATGCCGCTGACTGAATTTACCATCCAGCACTCACTTTCTTCCGACATTCATGAGTGCCGCAAAAAAGTGAGTGCTGGAGTGATTACCTTTTGGCCTGGCTTCCGGCCAGGGCAAAAATGTTTTTCTCTTAATCAATCTCTTAATCTATGCCTGCCACGCGTCTTTGGCGTGGTTAATCCATGCCTGCCACGCGCTGCGCGTGGTCAAAAAACTCTTTTATTTCTTGGATTGCGGGCATGGCCCGCTTTAGAGACTCTATTCTTGAATCTGTTCAGGCAAAAGTCCTTGACCTTGCAAAAGCAAAAATGAATGGAACAGACAGGCCATGATGGATAAGAACCTGGAGACCCAGTTGTTTCCATTCTGGAAATAACTGCCGCTGACGGCAAGCGATACTGCCTGGTTGCAGACAGGCTCTCCCCACCTCTCCGGCAATCGCCTCACCGAATACCTTTGCAGGCCTGCAAGGCTGTTTTGCCTTGACAGGCACCCCCTGGTGTAATACTTTGTCTTACAAATTAACAGAATTTTGTTAACAGGAGGGCCAGCCATTAAATCAAAGGGACAGGTTCATATTTACAAACGACATCATCTCTGCTAAAAATATCTCCTACTCAGCAAGCATAAGACTTTCAGGAGGTTTACCATGCCGAGAATAGCCAGGTTTATTCGAGACAAACAGCCCACTATCTACCACATAGTTTCCAGAACAGCTTTGCAGGGCCTGCCCATCAAGGACAAAGACAATGACTTCCTGCTGGGACTGATCAAAAAGCTCAGTGCATTTTACTTTGTGGATGTGCTTGGGTTCGCACTTTTAGGAAATCATTTTCATCTGGTAATCCGCATATATCCTGAGTCTGATCCGACTGATGATGAGATCAGGGAAAGGCTGCAGAAATATTATGGTGATGGGCTTAAGGTTACGGGATTGCTTATTTCAGACTACCGCAAACGACTGACCGATCTGGGCGCTTATGTAAAGGATATCAAGCAGGGGTTTACCAGGTATTTCAACAAGAAGTATGGCCGCAGGGGTTTCTTCTGGGGGGATAGATTCAAGTCCATGATTGTTCAGGACGGGCTGAGCTTGGTTAACCTTCTGGCTTATGTGGACCTTAATCCTATTCGTGCTGGCATTGTGAAAAAGCCGGAGGACTACCGCTGGTGTTCTCTTGGCTACCATACTCAGACCGGGAATAAAGACGGCCTGCTGTCCATTGATTTTGGAATGAAGGAATGGAATGAGTTTGATCCATCAGAGATAGTCCGCAAATACAGGCAATTCGTATACGAAACAGGTGCTGTGGATGCCGGGAAAGGCAAGGTCATGGACAAAAAGATCGTGGAGAAGGCCAGGAAGAAGGGCTATAAAGTCAGCCGAGCAGAACGGTTTCGCTACCGTTGCAGATATTTTACTGATTCAGGCATTATCGGCGGCAAAGACTTTGTCCAGGAGGTCTTTGACCAGGTCAAGCACCTGCTTAAGTCAAAAGATGAGCGGAAATTTACTCCGGTTAAAGGGGTAGATGGGGTTTTTTCTATGAAGCGGCTTATGGAGGTTGTAGAGTAAAGCCTTTTGCCTGCCTCCTTGAGAGATGCTATTCTCGATCATTCAGCAAAAGCGTATTGAGCAGATTAAGCTCAGTACTGGCCATGAAGTACCGATCATCAAATATTATATCCAGCCTTGCCGGATCAGGGCTGCCAAGGGATATGGCAAATGGAAATGTTTCATATTCCGCAATTATGGGGATATAATGCCCGGCATGAGGCATGGTCCTGGAAAGGGCCTCTTTCCATTCTTCGGGATATTTTAAATTTACAGCTCTTTCCGAACCATCAATAACGGTCCTGCAGAACTGGGGATAGTTCAGGGGGAGGCTTAGCCAGACATGGCGTGAATAGATATTCTTCTGACTTGAATAGGTCAGTCGTATGCTTTCGTTCTGCCTGGCAATCAGCCTGTAAATATCCCAGGCATGTCGTCTGAGATCTGTATTAATCCGATTATTACTGCCGATGTGTTTAAGCTGGCCAGCAAAGCTTTTTTCTTTTCTGGTATAATCTGCTGAAAAAGTTTCAAACCTCTGGCTTTCCATGAATTTGCCGTCATCTTTTGACCAACTTTCAAGCCAGAAAGGCCCGATACAATAAATATTATCAGGCAGAACCGGGATACTGTCAGAGCTGCCTGGTATAAGCTTTCCCGTACTTGATTTTGCCTGCCTGATGAACTCTTTGATCTCCTGCATATCTGAAAAGCTTTTCTGCTCATTTAGAGGATTGTTCAGCTGAAAGTCATACCCTCCAAACAATTCAACAGCGTTTTTTACTGCTGCTGCCACCACCTTTTTTTCCTCTGTAAGGGTTTTTTCACGCAGCTTGAACGTGGTTCCTTCAGTAATGAAATCATGGACGGTCTTACTCATGCTGGTTGAAAGCTCAGAAAGACCGATCAACCCCACAGGAACTATTGCAAAGCGTTTGCGTGACATACCGGCATCACCGGTAATTCTGGTATGGATTGTACCCCGGAGCATTATAATCAGGGTCAGGAGATCGCTGCTTCGGCGAAGCCAGAGCCTGATGTCAGTCTTCATATCTTCTATGGGCAGAAAATCGTCAATAAGCATGACCAGCTCTCTTGGAACTTCATCGCAATTAATAACTTTTCCGGTTTCAGAATCAGTGCGGTGCCCTCTTCCCCTGTAGATCAGCTGCGCCAATTCCATCAGGCTGGACTCGATATTAAAACGCGGTATGGCGGCAATAATTCTCGTAGCCAGAGGAAAGGAAACTCCACGGGCTCCTGATGAGGTCATCAGAAAGACCCTTACTTTATCCCGGTTTTCCGGCTTTATTATTTGTTCTCTTTTGCTGGGCTCAACACTGGAGTCAATAATAGCCACTTCCCAAGGCTTGAACTCCAGCTGGTCTGAAATTTCAGCCGAGCGTTCCTCAAGAAGGCTGTCTCTGATTCTGGTGAGGAAGTCTTTGTGCTGAGCAAAAAAAATGGTCTGTCCTGCCCCTTTTCTCACAGATGCCATGATTTCATTTTTTGCACTGTTCAGCAGCAAATCTTCCGCCTGATCCCGTATTCTTTCCCGAATTGACATGGGGGTTCCATCCGGTCTTTCTCCAGGCTGGATATAGTGCAGCTTGCAGAGATACCTGACGGAAAGCTCGGTTGCAGGATAACTGTTGGTCATTATGTGCAGAACCTGCCTTGTTCTTCCCCCGATTTTAAAGGATGAAACTGCAGGTTTGAATGGATAAGATCCCGTGGATGGAGAGATGAGTACCTTTTCCGGAGCTCTGCTTTCGTTGGCCAGGTGACTTTCCATGATAAGCTCATTGCCCAGGCTGGCATCCGCAATAATAAGGTGTACTGTGAAAGGTGATCCTTCGGTGTCTCCGGCAAAAGGATCAATAAAATGCCTTTCCAGCCACTTTGTTATGGTATGAACAAAAAGAGATCCAGATCCATCCCCGGCCACCTCATCCAGCATGACCAGAATATTTGGAAATCTTTCGGCCATTTTGAAGCGTTCAGCTTTTCCAGGAACACTTTTTGGGTTGTCGTTGACAAAGATTTTGGAAAGGCTGTCTATGGTTGAGCCTTTGACAGTCTGTTTGTAGCTTTGCAGGGCTGCGGTCATTACAATTCTGTTTATTCCGGGGTTTTCCCGGGCCAGCGATCCAGCGCTGGTAGCAATTGTCCTTAATACTCCTGGAACCGGTTTTTCCTGGACCATGTCGGTTCGCTCATCCAGGCTGGTTTTTCTGTTGCGGGAAGCCCCTGAGTAAGATTCAATATAGTCTTCCATTTCCGGTCCGGCCATCCATATAGTTGAGCTGCCCGGAATAGTAAAATCATCTACACCTCTTACTATGGCAACACTGTTGATACGTGATTCTCCACCATCAACCTGGTAATAATGGGCGTATGCAGAAGCAGCATTGCTTATCAGTTTGGCATTTGTTGAAATGGTCAGAATGTCCTGCCCAGCGCTGCTGAACTTGGCATTGACATCCTTGTTGATGACCACTCTTGGGCTAAGGTACAGAAAAAGGTAGCCCTGCCGATCTGAGTCTGTAAGAAAGTTTTTGACTGCTGTGGTTTTTCCAATGCCTGGGTTTCCCTCTAAGGCCAGCACATTAACCTGGCCTTTTTTACCAGCCTTAAGCCCGGATACTACAGCTGCAGCATGCAGGTCTCTAAGCGTACTTTTACCTTTTGTGCTTAAACCGGAAAATTCTGTGCCAATTATCTCCCTGGCATTTTTTCCCGTCCTCTCGATAAAATAAGAATCTGTCTTTTCATCGCTGCCAATAAGATCTTCAACCTCTTGTGAATGAACAATTGTGCTGGGCAGATAAAACCTGTCCAGCTTTTCCTGAAAATCATAGCAGATACTCTGGCCGGGGATGGGGAGCTCGTTTAAGTTTTTGCACTGCTTTTTGAAATCCGCCGGCAGTGAAGCAAGAAGCTGATTAAAGGCCATTTTGATTTCTTTATTCAATGCTTGGTCAGACTGCTGCTGCGTGGAAAACTTATCTATTGATGTCTTTCGGTAGGTCTTGCCCAGCTGCTTCATCAGCATAGTTCGGGAATCATGAGTTTCACCAAGGTATTCTGCGGACAAAGATTCAATGCCTGCTGATGTTACAGCCATAACTTTGGTGTTGACTGGTCCTTTAAAGATATTCTGACTTTTCAACAATGTGAGGGTGGTGTCAACATAAGATGCTCCCTGGCACAACTTGTAAAAAGGTTTGTCCTTGCTGGTAAATGCTGCCAGGTGGCTTGAAAGTGTGGGTGAAAGGTCAAACTTACCTTGGCTGAGCTCGGCAGTTACCCTGGAAAAAACTCCTCTTTTGTCCATCATGCCAACATAGCGGCTAAGCTCTTCAAGATGATCGTTTTCTCTAGAATAATCATAGGTTGCCTGGGGACAGAAGTAAGAAAATTCAAGTACAAGAAGATTGTGGGTTATGCTGCCTTTTTTGTTTACTGTGACCATAAGCGTAAAGTCTGACCTGGCAGGACCTCCTTTCCATGCGAGAATTCCGGGATTATCAGTCAGGTCGAGATTGAAGCATTTCAGAAAATTTACTCCAACCTGCTGAAAAGAATCGTTATGTTCAGTAAGGCTATCTCTGTTTTTTCCAGGAAGGGCCAGGGGACACCAGATGGCGTCAAGGGTCAACTTGTCTTTTTTACGCACTTTCAGGCTGGATTTGAGCGTATTCAGCCATTGTCTTATGCATGACCATCCCAAACCATAGCCATTGATAAACATATGGGCCAATGCCTGTTCAGTATGTTCCTGCAAGGTCTGATCTATAATGCCGAGCTCCTGGAGCAGAGAGTTTTTAATGCTGGAGATCCTGCAGTTCTGCCAGTCTGACAGTTCCTGATGAGACAGGGAAAGAAGCTCTTCTTTGATTAAAAATGCCAGCACTCCTCTTTTGACGGCTATCTCAAACGCCTGACCCCATAATGAAGAAGTATCTGTGATTGACTGGTTCATTTCAATGATCCGTTAGGCGGTGCTTCTCAAAACAGATGTCACTCTGGACAATACCGCGGGAAAAGATATGATTACGTTAGGTTTGCCAGGTCCTTTGATGGCATGCATCTCGCCCAGCCCACCTATGCTTTGGGGGTTTATCCAGTCATACGGGTAAAGCTTGGGCTGGATACTTTTGTTGGACACAGGCTTTTCAGCGTGCAGATAGTGCAGGCCCCTCAAGGCTGTGATGATAGCTGGCCGCATTATTGATGACCTATCTGAGTCAATAATGGTAGCCCTTGCTTTTTCAGCCCATTCAACACTGGAAACACGCGAGTCAAACTCCAAGTAATAAGTACAGAATCCTGACTGAGGGCGTTCTTGTTCTGTTGCCACCACAAACAAAGTGGCAAAGGTATAAAAAGGTATTATTTCCCTGCCTGAGCTGATTTTATTCCTTGCCTGAAAACTGCTGTGATCACTTGCCCTCTGGACTTCAAAGGCTTCAGGATGTTTGCTTTGTCCTGAAATACGTATTGCCGGAAAAAAATCTCTACGAAAAAGATATAAGGTCAGTTCAGGAAATCTTTGGGCAGCTCTTTCAATAAAATCAGGCTTGGAATGAGGAGCATGGCGTTCAGCGGTTCTGCCGATTCGCCAGGTTCCATGGTGATGCCAAAGCAAAATAATATTTTTGCAGCCAACTCTCTCTAATCTGGATATTTCCTCAAAAACATATTTTGGATTATCAAACTCACTTTCTCCCAGTATATTTAAACGCGAAGGTCCTTCTTCCAGTATCATGGCTTGAAAGGGATCTGTCTGAAGAAAGGCTGTATAACTCTTGGAACTCATCAAAAACAATGAGTTACTTGTATCGCCGAATTGGTTGCATGGTCTGGTTGCATAGTTGAGTATTCCTATAGGCTCGAAATTGCTTACCTGTGCATTGCCTGCATCTGTTTTCATGACCAGGGGAAATCCGGACAAAATGGCAGAACTTGCTCCTGTATTGCTGTATTTACTTATTTTATCCAGCACCAGGCCCTGCATGAAAACGCTTGATTCGTGGCCAAGTGTAAGTTCAAGGGCCTTAAAAACAGCATAGATGGCTTCGCTGCCTGAGGGAGGTTTATCAGTGCCGCCTTTACCCTCTTTTTGCAGCCTGAGCATAAAAATTTTGGGCATTTCTTTGTGCTGGCCAGCAGAATTGATTGCAAGCTTTTCCCGAACCACCCACAGGGTAATCTGCATGAGTACGGCAAATAAAGTGACCAGAGCAGATCTCAACTGCATCTGTGCTTCTGATGGGTTTTCGCTCTTCAAAGAAAAAACTTCATCATCGACCTGGATAATGATCCCTCCAGTGTCACACCACTTAGGTACCCCTGCATCCATAACTGGAGTACCTGATAAGCCTCCGTCTGTAGGAGTGTGAGGGATTATT
Above is a window of Desulfonatronospira thiodismutans ASO3-1 DNA encoding:
- a CDS encoding C-terminal helicase domain-containing protein → MNQSITDTSSLWGQAFEIAVKRGVLAFLIKEELLSLSHQELSDWQNCRISSIKNSLLQELGIIDQTLQEHTEQALAHMFINGYGLGWSCIRQWLNTLKSSLKVRKKDKLTLDAIWCPLALPGKNRDSLTEHNDSFQQVGVNFLKCFNLDLTDNPGILAWKGGPARSDFTLMVTVNKKGSITHNLLVLEFSYFCPQATYDYSRENDHLEELSRYVGMMDKRGVFSRVTAELSQGKFDLSPTLSSHLAAFTSKDKPFYKLCQGASYVDTTLTLLKSQNIFKGPVNTKVMAVTSAGIESLSAEYLGETHDSRTMLMKQLGKTYRKTSIDKFSTQQQSDQALNKEIKMAFNQLLASLPADFKKQCKNLNELPIPGQSICYDFQEKLDRFYLPSTIVHSQEVEDLIGSDEKTDSYFIERTGKNAREIIGTEFSGLSTKGKSTLRDLHAAAVVSGLKAGKKGQVNVLALEGNPGIGKTTAVKNFLTDSDRQGYLFLYLSPRVVINKDVNAKFSSAGQDILTISTNAKLISNAASAYAHYYQVDGGESRINSVAIVRGVDDFTIPGSSTIWMAGPEMEDYIESYSGASRNRKTSLDERTDMVQEKPVPGVLRTIATSAGSLARENPGINRIVMTAALQSYKQTVKGSTIDSLSKIFVNDNPKSVPGKAERFKMAERFPNILVMLDEVAGDGSGSLFVHTITKWLERHFIDPFAGDTEGSPFTVHLIIADASLGNELIMESHLANESRAPEKVLISPSTGSYPFKPAVSSFKIGGRTRQVLHIMTNSYPATELSVRYLCKLHYIQPGERPDGTPMSIRERIRDQAEDLLLNSAKNEIMASVRKGAGQTIFFAQHKDFLTRIRDSLLEERSAEISDQLEFKPWEVAIIDSSVEPSKREQIIKPENRDKVRVFLMTSSGARGVSFPLATRIIAAIPRFNIESSLMELAQLIYRGRGHRTDSETGKVINCDEVPRELVMLIDDFLPIEDMKTDIRLWLRRSSDLLTLIIMLRGTIHTRITGDAGMSRKRFAIVPVGLIGLSELSTSMSKTVHDFITEGTTFKLREKTLTEEKKVVAAAVKNAVELFGGYDFQLNNPLNEQKSFSDMQEIKEFIRQAKSSTGKLIPGSSDSIPVLPDNIYCIGPFWLESWSKDDGKFMESQRFETFSADYTRKEKSFAGQLKHIGSNNRINTDLRRHAWDIYRLIARQNESIRLTYSSQKNIYSRHVWLSLPLNYPQFCRTVIDGSERAVNLKYPEEWKEALSRTMPHAGHYIPIIAEYETFPFAISLGSPDPARLDIIFDDRYFMASTELNLLNTLLLNDRE
- a CDS encoding transposase — translated: MPRIARFIRDKQPTIYHIVSRTALQGLPIKDKDNDFLLGLIKKLSAFYFVDVLGFALLGNHFHLVIRIYPESDPTDDEIRERLQKYYGDGLKVTGLLISDYRKRLTDLGAYVKDIKQGFTRYFNKKYGRRGFFWGDRFKSMIVQDGLSLVNLLAYVDLNPIRAGIVKKPEDYRWCSLGYHTQTGNKDGLLSIDFGMKEWNEFDPSEIVRKYRQFVYETGAVDAGKGKVMDKKIVEKARKKGYKVSRAERFRYRCRYFTDSGIIGGKDFVQEVFDQVKHLLKSKDERKFTPVKGVDGVFSMKRLMEVVE